In the genome of Candidatus Reidiella endopervernicosa, one region contains:
- a CDS encoding antiporter, which translates to MADIREWNPEDDGFWESKGKSIANRNLWISIPSLLSGFAVWLYWGIITVQMLNLGFPFAKAELFTLAAIAGLTGATLRIPNSFFIRIAGGRNTIFFTTALLMIPAIGAGIALQDKNTPLWVFQILAFLSGFGGGNFASSMSNISFFFPKRMQGLALGLNAGLGNAGVTTMQIVVPLVMTFGIFGGEAMILENTSGTLIGKIPAGTETYIHNAGFVWLLLLIPLAFAGWFGMNNLRTEEVSPHIGSPIGAMSKIAGMLMIGFVTAAIGLYIILPAPTGLGAPGWAKWPVIAGILFTTVMLMKMIPGDIKPNLQRQFKIFGNKHTWVMSIIYTMTFGSFIGYSAGFALAIKVVFGFQHVEINGLMTHDLANPNGPSALMYAWMGPFIGALIRPVGGWISDKVGGAKVTQVVAIVMIASAFGVAHFLKAAYQSATPEEFFVPFFVLFLVLFAATGIGNGSTFRTIAMVFPKEQAGPVLGWTSAVAAYGAFIIPKVFGEQIKATTPENALYGFAVFYAVCLVLNWWYYLGPKAEIKNP; encoded by the coding sequence ATGGCTGATATAAGAGAGTGGAACCCAGAAGATGATGGCTTCTGGGAATCGAAAGGCAAGAGTATTGCCAATCGAAATTTGTGGATCTCGATCCCAAGCCTGTTGAGTGGCTTTGCGGTCTGGCTCTACTGGGGCATCATTACTGTACAGATGCTAAATCTGGGCTTCCCGTTTGCCAAGGCTGAGCTCTTTACGCTGGCTGCGATCGCCGGTCTGACCGGTGCAACGCTACGTATACCTAATAGCTTCTTTATCCGTATCGCGGGTGGTCGAAATACCATCTTCTTTACAACCGCACTGCTGATGATTCCAGCCATCGGTGCTGGTATCGCACTGCAGGATAAGAACACGCCGCTGTGGGTGTTCCAGATCCTCGCCTTCCTCTCCGGCTTCGGTGGCGGTAACTTCGCCTCTTCGATGTCCAACATCAGTTTCTTCTTTCCGAAGCGGATGCAGGGTCTGGCGCTGGGTCTGAATGCAGGTCTGGGTAATGCCGGTGTAACCACCATGCAGATCGTGGTTCCTCTGGTAATGACCTTCGGTATCTTTGGCGGTGAGGCGATGATCCTGGAGAACACCTCAGGCACCCTGATCGGTAAGATCCCTGCCGGTACCGAGACCTATATCCACAACGCCGGTTTCGTCTGGTTGCTGCTGCTGATACCGCTCGCATTCGCTGGCTGGTTCGGTATGAACAACCTGCGTACTGAAGAGGTCTCACCACACATCGGTTCACCGATTGGTGCGATGTCGAAGATCGCCGGTATGCTGATGATTGGTTTCGTCACTGCAGCGATTGGTCTCTACATCATCCTGCCAGCACCTACGGGTCTTGGAGCGCCGGGTTGGGCCAAGTGGCCTGTTATTGCCGGTATCCTCTTCACCACTGTTATGTTGATGAAGATGATCCCGGGCGACATCAAGCCTAATCTGCAGCGTCAGTTCAAGATCTTCGGTAACAAACACACCTGGGTTATGAGCATTATCTACACCATGACCTTCGGTAGCTTCATCGGTTACTCGGCCGGTTTCGCCCTGGCTATCAAGGTAGTGTTTGGCTTCCAGCATGTTGAGATTAACGGCCTGATGACCCATGACCTGGCTAATCCGAATGGTCCTTCGGCTCTGATGTACGCCTGGATGGGTCCATTTATCGGTGCGCTGATTCGCCCAGTGGGTGGTTGGATCTCCGATAAGGTGGGTGGTGCCAAGGTAACTCAGGTTGTTGCGATTGTGATGATTGCCAGCGCCTTTGGTGTTGCGCACTTCCTCAAGGCGGCCTACCAGTCGGCAACCCCTGAAGAGTTCTTTGTACCCTTCTTTGTACTGTTCCTGGTTCTGTTTGCTGCTACCGGTATCGGTAACGGCTCTACCTTCCGCACCATCGCGATGGTCTTCCCTAAAGAGCAGGCGGGTCCTGTACTCGGCTGGACTTCAGCGGTAGCGGCCTACGGCGCCTTCATTATTCCTAAGGTGTTTGGTGAGCAGATCAAGGCAACCACTCCAGAGAATGCACTCTACGGCTTCGCAGTCTTCTACGCGGTCTGTCTGGTGCTCAACTGGTGGTACTACCTCGGTCCAAAGGCGGAAATCAAGAATCCTTAG
- a CDS encoding nitrate reductase subunit alpha codes for MSHFLDRLKFFTKSEESFSKGHGIVTTDDRQWEDAYRNRWRFDKVVRSTHGVNCTGGCSWKIHVKNGLVAFEMQQTDYPRTRPDLPNHEPRGCQRGASFSWYLYSPHRIKYPLVRGRLAEMYRKERATGKDPVEAWEAIQSDPEKRKKYVAVRGLGGFIRTTWDEITEITAAANVYTIKKWGPDRIYGFSPIPAMSMISYAAGSRYLSLIGGACGSFYDWYCDLPAASPQVWGEQTDVPEAADWYNSKYIIITGANLPMTRTPDAHFAIESRYNGTKIVSMAPDYAEFVKFADLWMPVRQGTDAAAFMSMTHVALNEFHIKQQDPYFTEYAKNYTDMPMQVMLRKDGDRYVSDRFLRASDFDSNMRQENNPEWKTVVYDSKSSSFVCPNGSLGFRWGEEGKWNTLQKNAADQSDIDAELSCMDSRDEVVTMAFPHFSPGEDDVILRNVPARRISIDGEETYVTSVYDMQIAQYGIDRGLGDNTAKGYDDASCAYTPAWGEKHTGIKAADLERTGREFAENASKTKGKSMVIMGAAINHWYHNDMAYRSIMNMLHICGCIGQTGGGWAHYVGQEKLRPQAGWAPIAFALDWHRPPRHMNSTTYWYFHTDQWRYEKVDADSIMSPTAKGKYKGHMLADYNVVSQRLGWLPSAPHFNKNPLDIVKAAEAAGATDEAGVSQYMSEQLKSGDMAFACEDIDAEENHPRNLFVWRANLLGCSAKGHEYFLKHLVGAQNGVMQEGTEGANSKEIKWREKSPSGKLDLMVDINFRLNSTGAYSDIIMPTATWYEKSDLNTTDMHPFVHPLDAAIDPAFESKTDWQIFKVIAKKFSELAETHLGVQKDVVSLPMQHDSPMAMGQAFGEVKDWKRGECDLIPGKTAPLFKVVERDYPNTYKKYASVGPLMNKLGNNIKGLDWNTDLEIDQLCELNGVITDEGVSKGRPSLEEDIAVCDTVLQMAPETNGEVAHKSWSALSKKTGIDHSHLYEGRHEEKIRYRDIQAQPRKIITAPTWSGIESEEVSYNACYTNIHEHIPFRTLTGRASFYLDHEWMLDFGEGLCCYRPPQDMGAHKNLPKTLAGKLEGKKTLTLNWITPHSKWGIHSSYQDNLRMLTLFRGGPYFWVNEDEAKTIGLKDNDWVEAVNANGATVARVVVSQRVPTGMAIMYHAQEKNVNVPGSNTTGKRGGILNSVTKVVVKPTNMIGGYAQLSYAFNYYGTVGSQRDEFVIVHKIEDADVDWLEGPLTPEREAQLNPPGINN; via the coding sequence ATGAGTCATTTTCTCGACCGGTTAAAGTTTTTTACCAAGTCGGAAGAGTCGTTCTCGAAGGGTCACGGTATCGTGACCACCGATGATCGACAGTGGGAGGATGCCTATCGAAACCGCTGGCGTTTCGACAAGGTAGTCCGGTCTACACATGGTGTTAACTGCACCGGTGGTTGTTCATGGAAGATTCATGTCAAAAACGGTCTGGTCGCATTTGAGATGCAGCAGACTGACTATCCGCGTACCCGTCCCGATCTGCCAAACCATGAACCTCGTGGTTGTCAGCGTGGCGCCAGTTTCTCCTGGTACCTCTATAGCCCACACCGCATCAAGTACCCGCTGGTACGTGGTCGTCTGGCTGAGATGTATCGTAAAGAACGCGCAACCGGTAAAGATCCGGTAGAGGCTTGGGAGGCGATTCAGTCTGATCCCGAGAAGCGCAAGAAATATGTGGCAGTTCGTGGCCTTGGCGGCTTCATTCGCACCACCTGGGATGAGATTACCGAGATCACCGCAGCGGCCAACGTCTACACCATCAAGAAGTGGGGCCCGGATCGTATCTACGGTTTCTCTCCCATTCCTGCCATGTCGATGATCAGCTACGCGGCCGGTTCGCGTTACCTGTCACTGATCGGTGGTGCCTGTGGTTCCTTCTACGATTGGTATTGTGATCTACCTGCCGCATCTCCTCAGGTGTGGGGTGAGCAGACCGACGTACCGGAAGCGGCCGACTGGTACAACTCCAAGTACATTATTATCACCGGCGCTAACCTGCCGATGACCCGTACCCCCGATGCTCATTTTGCAATCGAGTCGCGTTATAACGGCACCAAGATTGTTTCAATGGCACCTGACTATGCAGAGTTCGTTAAGTTTGCCGATCTCTGGATGCCAGTTCGTCAGGGAACGGATGCAGCTGCCTTCATGTCGATGACACATGTAGCACTGAACGAATTCCATATTAAACAGCAGGACCCGTACTTCACTGAATACGCCAAGAACTACACCGATATGCCGATGCAGGTGATGCTGCGTAAGGATGGTGATCGTTACGTTTCGGATCGTTTCCTACGCGCCTCTGACTTCGACAGCAATATGAGGCAGGAGAACAACCCCGAGTGGAAGACGGTGGTCTACGATTCGAAGAGCAGCAGCTTTGTCTGCCCGAACGGCTCACTCGGCTTCCGCTGGGGCGAGGAGGGCAAGTGGAACACGCTGCAGAAGAACGCCGCTGACCAGTCCGATATCGATGCGGAGCTCTCCTGCATGGATAGCCGTGACGAGGTTGTGACCATGGCCTTCCCTCACTTCTCTCCGGGTGAAGATGATGTGATCCTGCGCAACGTTCCTGCACGCAGAATCTCTATCGATGGTGAGGAGACCTACGTCACCTCGGTCTATGATATGCAGATTGCACAGTACGGTATCGATCGTGGCCTCGGCGATAACACCGCCAAGGGTTATGACGACGCATCCTGTGCCTATACCCCAGCGTGGGGCGAGAAGCACACCGGTATCAAGGCCGCTGACTTGGAACGTACCGGTCGCGAGTTTGCCGAGAACGCCTCCAAGACCAAGGGTAAGTCAATGGTCATCATGGGCGCGGCGATCAACCACTGGTACCACAACGATATGGCCTATCGCAGCATCATGAACATGCTGCACATCTGTGGCTGTATCGGTCAGACCGGCGGTGGCTGGGCTCACTACGTGGGTCAGGAGAAACTGCGTCCACAGGCCGGTTGGGCACCCATCGCGTTTGCACTCGATTGGCATCGTCCACCACGTCACATGAACTCGACCACCTACTGGTATTTCCATACCGATCAGTGGCGCTATGAGAAGGTCGATGCCGATAGCATCATGTCACCGACTGCTAAGGGTAAGTACAAGGGACACATGCTGGCCGACTACAACGTCGTCTCACAGCGTCTCGGTTGGCTGCCTTCAGCGCCGCACTTCAACAAGAACCCTCTCGATATCGTCAAGGCGGCCGAGGCGGCCGGTGCGACCGATGAGGCGGGTGTCTCGCAGTATATGTCTGAGCAGCTCAAGAGCGGCGATATGGCCTTTGCCTGTGAAGATATCGATGCCGAAGAGAATCATCCTCGTAACCTCTTCGTCTGGCGTGCCAACCTGCTCGGTTGTTCGGCCAAGGGCCATGAGTACTTCCTCAAGCATCTGGTCGGCGCACAGAACGGCGTTATGCAGGAGGGTACAGAGGGTGCCAACTCGAAGGAGATCAAGTGGCGCGAGAAGTCACCATCAGGAAAGCTCGATCTGATGGTCGACATCAACTTCCGTCTCAACTCGACCGGTGCCTACTCCGATATCATCATGCCGACCGCTACCTGGTATGAGAAGTCGGATCTGAACACCACCGACATGCACCCCTTCGTCCATCCTCTCGATGCGGCGATCGATCCGGCCTTCGAATCTAAGACCGATTGGCAGATCTTCAAGGTCATTGCCAAGAAGTTCTCTGAGTTGGCTGAGACTCATCTGGGTGTACAGAAGGATGTCGTATCACTGCCGATGCAGCACGATAGCCCGATGGCAATGGGACAGGCGTTTGGTGAGGTTAAGGATTGGAAACGCGGTGAGTGTGACCTGATTCCTGGTAAGACCGCACCGCTGTTCAAGGTGGTCGAACGTGACTACCCCAACACCTACAAGAAGTACGCCTCGGTTGGCCCGCTGATGAACAAGCTGGGCAATAACATCAAGGGCCTCGACTGGAATACCGATCTTGAGATCGACCAGCTTTGCGAGCTCAACGGTGTGATTACCGATGAGGGTGTCTCCAAGGGACGTCCCTCACTCGAAGAGGATATCGCGGTCTGCGATACCGTTCTGCAGATGGCGCCAGAGACTAACGGTGAGGTTGCTCACAAGTCCTGGTCGGCACTCAGCAAGAAGACCGGTATCGATCACAGCCACCTCTACGAAGGTCGTCACGAAGAGAAGATCCGCTACCGCGACATTCAGGCACAGCCGCGTAAGATCATTACCGCGCCTACCTGGTCGGGTATCGAATCTGAAGAGGTTAGCTACAACGCCTGCTACACCAACATCCACGAGCACATTCCGTTCCGTACCCTGACCGGTCGTGCCTCGTTCTATCTCGATCATGAGTGGATGCTCGACTTTGGTGAAGGTCTCTGCTGCTACCGTCCTCCACAGGATATGGGTGCACACAAGAACCTGCCGAAGACACTGGCCGGCAAGCTCGAAGGCAAGAAGACCCTGACCCTGAACTGGATCACACCGCACTCCAAGTGGGGTATCCACTCCAGCTATCAGGACAACCTACGCATGCTGACGCTGTTCCGCGGTGGTCCTTACTTCTGGGTCAATGAGGATGAAGCGAAGACCATCGGCCTGAAGGATAACGACTGGGTCGAGGCGGTTAACGCCAACGGCGCGACTGTTGCCCGAGTGGTTGTCAGTCAGCGTGTACCGACGGGCATGGCGATCATGTACCACGCCCAGGAGAAGAACGTGAACGTACCGGGTTCGAACACCACCGGTAAACGTGGCGGTATTCTTAACTCGGTCACCAAGGTGGTGGTCAAGCCGACCAACATGATCGGTGGTTATGCGCAGCTCTCATACGCCTTCAACTACTACGGTACGGTAGGGTCGCAGCGTGACGAATTCGTCATCGTTCACAAGATCGAAGATGCTGATGTCGATTGGCTGGAAGGTCCGCTAACACCTGAGCGCGAAGCACAGCTCAACCCACCCGGAATCAACAACTGA
- the narH gene encoding nitrate reductase subunit beta, protein MKVRAQIAMVLNLDKCIGCHTCSVTCKNIWTNRKGVEYAWFNNVESKPGVGFPKEWENQDKWKGGWEKKNGGIELKAGGRMSKLLNIFANPDMPEIDDYYEPFDFDYAKLQNKPLSEAAPTARPVSQITGKRMEKIHWGPNWEDDLAGEFEHRSKDKNFDGIQKHIYKEFENTFHMYLPRLCNHCLNPACVASCPSGAIYKRNEDGIVLIDQDKCRGWRMCVSGCPYKKIYYNWESGKSEKCIACYPRIESGMPMACAESCVGRIRYVGVMLYDADRISETAATDDKGLYNAQMDIFLDPNDPAVIEQARKDGVPDTWLEAAQESPVYKMAMEWKIAFPIHPEFRTLPMMWYVPPLSPVQSQIDQGNLPTEADGVIPKADALRFPAQYLANLLTAGDTAPIISALNRLMAMRSNQRSKAVDGESNTAALDAVGMTEAESDAMYQMLGIANYEDRFVIPTSHEELRHEDPYAFQGQNGFGPGNTSGHGSESGQGFTLFPSRRQNSASPQQAFPHPRGNKQS, encoded by the coding sequence ATGAAAGTTCGCGCACAAATCGCAATGGTTCTGAACCTGGATAAATGTATCGGTTGTCATACCTGTTCAGTAACCTGCAAAAACATCTGGACCAACCGAAAGGGCGTCGAGTACGCATGGTTCAACAACGTTGAGAGTAAGCCGGGTGTCGGTTTCCCTAAGGAGTGGGAGAACCAGGATAAATGGAAAGGCGGCTGGGAGAAGAAGAACGGTGGCATCGAGCTCAAGGCCGGTGGCCGCATGAGCAAGCTGCTCAACATCTTCGCCAACCCCGACATGCCTGAGATCGACGACTACTACGAGCCGTTCGATTTCGACTACGCCAAGCTGCAGAACAAACCGCTTTCCGAAGCGGCCCCGACTGCACGTCCGGTATCGCAGATTACCGGTAAGCGGATGGAGAAGATCCACTGGGGACCGAACTGGGAGGATGATCTGGCGGGCGAGTTCGAACATCGTTCCAAGGATAAGAACTTCGACGGTATCCAGAAACATATCTACAAGGAGTTCGAGAACACCTTCCATATGTATCTGCCGAGACTCTGTAACCACTGTCTCAATCCTGCCTGTGTCGCCTCCTGCCCATCGGGTGCGATCTACAAGCGTAACGAGGATGGCATCGTTCTGATCGATCAGGATAAGTGCCGCGGCTGGCGCATGTGTGTCAGTGGCTGTCCTTACAAGAAGATCTACTACAACTGGGAGTCGGGCAAGTCTGAGAAGTGCATCGCCTGTTACCCTCGTATCGAGTCGGGCATGCCGATGGCCTGTGCCGAGTCGTGTGTAGGTCGTATCCGCTACGTCGGTGTAATGCTCTACGACGCCGATCGCATCAGTGAAACTGCTGCGACCGACGATAAGGGCCTCTACAACGCACAGATGGATATCTTCCTCGATCCTAACGATCCTGCCGTCATTGAACAGGCACGTAAGGACGGTGTACCCGATACCTGGCTAGAAGCTGCACAGGAGTCGCCGGTCTACAAGATGGCGATGGAGTGGAAGATTGCCTTCCCAATCCATCCTGAGTTCCGCACCCTGCCGATGATGTGGTACGTACCACCGCTCTCGCCAGTACAGAGCCAGATCGATCAGGGCAATCTGCCAACTGAAGCTGACGGTGTAATACCGAAGGCCGATGCGCTGCGCTTCCCGGCACAGTACCTGGCCAACCTGCTCACCGCAGGCGATACCGCACCGATTATCTCGGCGCTCAATCGTCTAATGGCGATGCGTAGTAACCAGCGTTCCAAGGCGGTCGATGGCGAGTCTAATACCGCAGCACTCGATGCCGTTGGTATGACCGAGGCAGAGTCGGATGCGATGTATCAGATGCTCGGTATCGCCAACTACGAAGATCGTTTCGTGATCCCTACCTCGCACGAGGAGCTTCGTCACGAAGACCCTTACGCGTTCCAGGGTCAGAACGGCTTCGGACCCGGCAATACCAGTGGTCACGGTTCCGAGTCGGGGCAGGGCTTCACACTGTTCCCGTCACGTCGCCAGAACTCTGCCTCGCCGCAGCAGGCGTTCCCGCATCCACGCGGTAACAAACAGTCCTAA
- the narJ gene encoding nitrate reductase molybdenum cofactor assembly chaperone, giving the protein MRIYKIMARILDYPTEELIEHLPEMATLVADDPMLSEQERTELGSVIAWLQLHDLIGLQQLYVNTFDMVPEHDLHLTHHLFGDDRGRGPALVDLSEHYKAAGLDFDGKEIPDFLPLILEYVSTLDEMQATIFLGDAAKVITVLAENLEKAGSNYASLMRIIENRGRLAQAA; this is encoded by the coding sequence ATGCGTATCTACAAAATAATGGCTCGCATCCTCGATTATCCAACCGAGGAGCTGATCGAGCACCTGCCAGAGATGGCAACACTCGTTGCTGACGACCCGATGCTCTCCGAACAGGAGCGCACCGAGTTGGGTAGCGTAATTGCCTGGCTGCAGTTGCACGATCTGATCGGGCTACAGCAGCTCTATGTGAATACCTTCGATATGGTTCCGGAACACGATCTGCACCTGACCCATCACCTCTTCGGTGATGACCGGGGGCGCGGTCCGGCACTGGTTGATCTCTCCGAGCACTACAAGGCGGCGGGACTTGATTTCGACGGCAAGGAGATCCCCGATTTCCTACCGTTGATTCTCGAGTACGTCTCCACGCTCGATGAGATGCAGGCCACCATCTTCCTTGGAGATGCGGCCAAGGTAATCACTGTATTGGCTGAGAATCTGGAGAAGGCTGGCAGCAACTACGCCAGCCTGATGCGGATTATCGAAAACCGTGGCCGTCTGGCCCAAGCAGCCTGA